A part of Nitrospira sp. genomic DNA contains:
- a CDS encoding DUF2628 domain-containing protein, whose amino-acid sequence MMMCSQCSQQNSDEAHFCHQCGAKLAEATTAAETATDRSTAQPIQNEDTLWRQFLGPNADHYLTVFKKFSSNGQPKFALSWNWPAFLYISFLWFLYRKMYLHAFVYAVGPMVSTYLTGDFSAGIVWSVMAGATANYLYFWHCHEHIGEIKKAGRMNVAAQETALKESGGVQPYVIWVGVVFYIIFLATLTKMVQEGPPDVEQSPGRPAKQAVLQSQA is encoded by the coding sequence ATGATGATGTGCAGTCAGTGCAGCCAACAGAACTCCGACGAGGCCCATTTCTGTCATCAGTGTGGAGCCAAGCTGGCTGAGGCCACGACTGCCGCAGAGACCGCTACTGACAGGTCCACTGCTCAGCCGATTCAAAACGAGGACACGCTCTGGCGCCAATTCCTCGGTCCCAACGCCGACCACTACCTGACCGTGTTTAAGAAATTTTCGTCGAATGGTCAGCCCAAGTTTGCGCTTTCGTGGAACTGGCCGGCCTTTCTCTATATCTCCTTTCTGTGGTTTTTGTACCGTAAGATGTATCTGCACGCGTTCGTCTACGCGGTCGGCCCGATGGTCTCGACCTACCTCACAGGAGATTTTTCAGCAGGCATCGTGTGGAGCGTCATGGCGGGAGCGACTGCGAACTATCTGTATTTTTGGCATTGCCATGAGCACATCGGTGAAATCAAGAAAGCCGGCCGGATGAATGTTGCCGCGCAAGAAACCGCACTGAAGGAATCAGGCGGGGTGCAGCCCTATGTCATCTGGGTCGGTGTGGTTTTCTACATTATCTTCCTGGCGACGTTGACGAAGATGGTGCAAGAAGGCCCACCTGATGTGGAGCAATCACCCGGTCGACCGGCCAAACAGGCGGTCTTGCAGTCACAGGCTTGA
- a CDS encoding NAD-dependent epimerase/dehydratase family protein yields MKVLVTGANGFVGAHLCRRLVERGADVRALVRQGSDQSELKGQSVDIVHGDILDLASLERATQGCEQVYHLAANVKFFTRDPAAMRAANTQGTRNVLTAARKAGVRKMIHTSTAAVLRRGTNSPSADETMLKDDHEAVGAYELSKLEADRVAMEACAEGLPVIIINLAAPIGPGDAKPSPIGHTIIQFLKGRFPVYTDSGLNVVDVRDAAEGHCLAAEKGTIGHRYILGGENISLKDFLGVLGELSGVPAPTIQVPYALTLIGGVMGEITGRLTGKEPLACMASVRMGKYPHYVSIDKAKRELGYRPGPIRASLQEEIDWFRAHGMV; encoded by the coding sequence ATGAAAGTTTTAGTCACGGGAGCGAATGGGTTTGTTGGAGCCCATCTGTGTCGACGTCTTGTTGAGCGAGGAGCAGATGTTCGGGCATTGGTGCGGCAAGGCTCTGATCAAAGCGAGCTGAAGGGACAGTCCGTCGACATCGTTCACGGAGACATTCTGGATCTCGCGAGTTTAGAGCGGGCCACCCAAGGCTGTGAGCAGGTGTATCACCTGGCGGCGAACGTGAAGTTTTTCACCAGGGATCCTGCGGCCATGCGTGCCGCCAATACACAGGGCACGCGCAACGTGCTCACCGCGGCTCGCAAGGCCGGCGTGCGAAAAATGATTCATACCAGCACCGCCGCAGTCCTACGGCGCGGAACGAATTCGCCCTCGGCAGACGAAACCATGCTCAAGGACGATCATGAAGCCGTTGGCGCCTACGAGCTATCGAAGTTAGAAGCGGATCGCGTCGCGATGGAGGCCTGTGCAGAGGGGCTTCCGGTGATCATCATCAATCTTGCCGCGCCGATCGGTCCTGGCGACGCAAAACCCTCCCCCATTGGTCACACCATCATTCAATTTCTCAAAGGGAGATTCCCGGTATACACCGACTCAGGCTTGAATGTCGTGGATGTTCGAGATGCCGCAGAAGGCCATTGCCTGGCTGCAGAGAAGGGAACAATCGGACATCGCTATATCCTCGGAGGAGAGAACATTTCCTTGAAAGACTTTCTTGGTGTACTGGGAGAGTTGTCGGGGGTCCCCGCGCCAACAATACAAGTGCCCTACGCGTTGACCCTGATCGGTGGTGTGATGGGTGAGATCACCGGGCGGCTCACCGGCAAGGAACCCTTGGCCTGCATGGCCTCGGTGCGAATGGGGAAATATCCGCATTACGTCAGCATCGACAAAGCAAAGCGTGAACTGGGATACCGTCCCGGTCCCATTCGAGCCTCGTTACAAGAAGAAATAGACTGGTTTCGTGCGCACGGCATGGTGTAA
- a CDS encoding acetylornithine transaminase, whose protein sequence is MPTEELKDDAAKYLMQTYTRQPVSIVRGRGAKVYDLEGREYLDFVGGIAVNILGHGHPDLVQAIQRQAAQLIHTSNLYYTEPQVKLARLLVDHSFADRVFFCNSGAEANEAAIKLARRYGHERHGPDRYEVITMKNSFHGRTLGMLTATGQEKVQKGFEPLMPGFAYAPFNDFSAIESMVNEKTAAIMLEPIQAEGGVHVADRDYLRSLRELCTQQDILLIFDEIQTGMGRTGTFFAHEQLGVKPDIMTLAKGLAGGVPIGACLAKESVAVAFTPGSHASTFGGNPLACAAALAVCRVLLEGKILDQAKRMGEYLAKGLADCKDRHRIVKDVRGLGLLQGMELEVDARTVVADALARGVLINAATERVLRFVPALVITQPEVDKLIDLLDILFNQRQSAGKDSHH, encoded by the coding sequence ATGCCGACCGAAGAACTGAAAGATGATGCCGCCAAATACCTGATGCAGACCTACACGCGCCAGCCGGTCTCGATTGTACGAGGGCGAGGGGCAAAGGTCTACGATTTGGAGGGGCGAGAGTACCTCGATTTCGTCGGCGGGATTGCCGTCAATATATTGGGGCATGGTCATCCTGACCTGGTTCAAGCCATCCAACGCCAGGCCGCCCAACTGATCCATACGTCCAACCTGTATTACACCGAACCACAAGTGAAGCTGGCGCGCCTGCTGGTGGACCATTCGTTCGCCGACCGCGTGTTTTTCTGCAACAGCGGAGCCGAAGCCAATGAAGCGGCGATTAAGCTGGCTCGACGGTACGGGCATGAGCGACATGGGCCTGATCGTTATGAAGTCATCACGATGAAGAATTCGTTCCATGGCCGCACGCTGGGCATGCTCACGGCCACGGGACAGGAGAAGGTCCAGAAGGGTTTCGAACCGCTGATGCCCGGGTTTGCCTATGCCCCGTTCAATGATTTCAGCGCGATCGAGTCCATGGTCAATGAGAAGACTGCGGCGATCATGCTGGAACCGATTCAGGCGGAAGGCGGCGTGCATGTGGCCGACCGGGATTATCTGAGGAGCCTGCGTGAGCTCTGTACACAGCAAGACATCTTGCTCATTTTTGATGAAATTCAAACAGGCATGGGTCGAACCGGCACCTTCTTCGCCCATGAGCAACTCGGTGTGAAACCCGATATCATGACTCTTGCAAAGGGTCTCGCCGGAGGAGTGCCGATCGGCGCCTGTCTGGCGAAAGAATCGGTGGCCGTAGCCTTTACGCCTGGCTCTCATGCATCGACATTCGGTGGGAACCCCTTGGCCTGTGCTGCGGCGCTGGCCGTCTGCCGGGTCCTGCTCGAAGGAAAAATACTGGATCAAGCCAAGCGCATGGGCGAATACTTGGCTAAAGGGTTGGCCGACTGCAAAGACCGCCATCGAATCGTAAAAGACGTGCGCGGGCTTGGTCTCTTGCAAGGTATGGAGTTGGAAGTCGATGCCCGAACGGTGGTGGCCGATGCACTCGCCCGTGGCGTGCTCATCAATGCGGCAACCGAGCGGGTACTGCGTTTTGTACCGGCCTTGGTGATCACACAGCCCGAGGTGGATAAGCTCATTGACCTCCTCGATATCCTGTTCAATCAACGCCAATCGGCGGGAAAAGATTCACACCACTGA
- a CDS encoding potassium transporter Kup, translating to MSNPSDQPKTAGLTLAALGVVYGDIGTSPLYALRECFHASHGLPVTLPTIIGLLSLIIWALLLVVTVKYLLFVMQADNQGEGGIVALMALGQRHREESAFPLRIGSVIALGLLGASLVYSDGIITPAISVLSAVEGIEVETTAYRPYTLPIAIAVLLAFFAIQSRGTGRLGAWFGPVMLLWFVTLAVLGITSAVQTPEVFTAFNPHHAVQFLLDHPTQGFAVLGSVFLVLTGAEALYADMGHFGKSPIRLGWYGVVLPSLVLQYLGQGALLARQPDAVANPFYLLAPGWFLLPLVGLATLATIIASQAMLSGAFSLTNQAIQLGYLPRMHIRYTSASQIGQIYVPAMNLMMLIGTISLVILFGTSSNLAAAYGIAVAGTMVMTTLLMSVVARRQWKWSWPAVVLVTSLLLTMDLSFFGANALKIPHGGWLPLVLGAGIFFLMITWHGGRRLIAKHLWSKMPQLTTYLKDVLAQPLTRVPGTAVYLTQFPDLTPPSFVQNVRHNKVLHEQLVFLTTTTARVPIVIGSHHVRIEPLAEGVRRVVAQYGFMETPDITRLLTACRTQGLDVDLDGATFFLSRVNSLATPKPGMALWRERLFIFLSRNSQRASSFFHIPAEQVVEIGVVVEI from the coding sequence ATGAGTAACCCGTCTGATCAACCTAAGACCGCAGGTCTCACGCTCGCCGCGCTTGGTGTCGTGTACGGTGACATCGGGACCAGTCCTCTCTATGCGCTGCGGGAATGTTTCCATGCCTCGCACGGTTTGCCCGTGACACTTCCGACAATCATCGGCCTGCTTTCCCTCATCATCTGGGCCCTGCTGCTGGTCGTCACGGTGAAGTATTTGTTGTTCGTTATGCAAGCCGACAATCAGGGTGAAGGCGGCATTGTGGCGCTCATGGCCTTGGGACAACGCCATCGCGAAGAGTCGGCGTTCCCTTTGCGGATCGGGTCCGTGATTGCACTTGGATTACTCGGGGCTTCATTGGTGTATAGCGATGGGATCATCACACCGGCCATCTCAGTCCTCAGTGCGGTGGAGGGCATCGAGGTGGAGACGACAGCCTATCGGCCCTATACACTGCCGATCGCTATCGCCGTGCTGCTTGCATTCTTTGCAATCCAGTCACGTGGCACTGGGCGGCTCGGCGCATGGTTTGGTCCTGTCATGCTGCTTTGGTTCGTCACCCTCGCAGTTCTGGGAATCACGAGCGCTGTCCAGACCCCCGAGGTGTTTACCGCGTTCAACCCCCACCATGCCGTCCAGTTTCTTCTCGACCATCCCACACAGGGCTTCGCGGTGTTAGGAAGCGTGTTTCTCGTCCTGACAGGGGCCGAAGCCCTGTATGCCGACATGGGACACTTCGGAAAATCCCCCATTCGACTCGGCTGGTATGGCGTGGTCCTTCCATCGCTCGTCCTGCAATACTTGGGTCAGGGCGCATTGCTGGCTCGGCAACCGGACGCCGTAGCGAATCCGTTCTATTTGCTCGCACCGGGATGGTTCCTCTTGCCGCTGGTCGGCCTTGCCACGCTCGCGACCATCATCGCGTCGCAAGCGATGCTCAGCGGCGCCTTTTCCCTCACGAATCAGGCGATCCAGTTGGGCTATCTGCCACGCATGCACATTCGATACACCTCCGCATCGCAGATCGGGCAAATCTACGTCCCGGCGATGAACCTCATGATGCTGATCGGCACGATCAGCCTGGTTATACTCTTTGGCACGTCCAGCAATCTGGCCGCTGCGTACGGGATCGCCGTCGCCGGCACCATGGTCATGACCACGCTACTGATGTCCGTCGTCGCCCGACGCCAATGGAAATGGAGTTGGCCAGCGGTGGTCCTCGTCACCAGTCTCTTGTTGACCATGGACCTGTCGTTTTTTGGAGCCAATGCGCTGAAGATCCCACACGGTGGCTGGCTCCCGCTGGTCCTCGGCGCCGGGATCTTCTTCTTGATGATCACCTGGCATGGCGGGCGTCGGCTCATTGCGAAACACCTCTGGAGCAAAATGCCGCAACTGACCACCTACCTGAAAGACGTGCTGGCGCAGCCGCTCACTCGCGTCCCGGGAACCGCCGTCTACTTGACGCAGTTCCCCGACCTCACGCCGCCGTCTTTCGTGCAGAACGTGCGGCACAATAAAGTGCTCCACGAACAACTGGTCTTCCTCACCACCACGACCGCCCGCGTTCCGATAGTCATCGGCAGTCATCATGTCCGTATCGAACCGCTCGCGGAGGGTGTTCGACGAGTTGTGGCGCAATATGGATTCATGGAGACTCCGGACATTACTCGCCTGCTCACAGCCTGCCGGACACAGGGGTTAGACGTCGATCTTGACGGAGCGACGTTCTTCCTGAGCCGCGTGAATTCCCTCGCCACACCGAAGCCGGGCATGGCGCTCTGGCGGGAACGCCTTTTCATCTTCCTCAGCCGTAACTCCCAGCGCGCCAGTTCGTTCTTTCATATTCCCGCTGAACAGGTTGTTGAAATCGGCGTCGTGGTGGAAATCTAG
- a CDS encoding response regulator, with protein MASILVMDDEAPIRALLSTTLQSAGYAVVEAANGREGLQLYRQRPADLVIVDLLMPELNGSDTIIELTREFLDIKVIAISGVFSEERLQKTARLLGARQTLRKPFGIEELLSVVRYELAH; from the coding sequence ATGGCCAGCATCTTAGTAATGGATGATGAAGCCCCCATTCGTGCGTTGTTGTCGACGACTCTCCAATCGGCAGGATATGCTGTGGTCGAAGCAGCAAACGGACGAGAAGGCCTACAGTTATACCGTCAGCGACCAGCGGATTTGGTTATCGTGGATCTTCTGATGCCTGAATTGAATGGGTCCGATACGATCATCGAGCTCACCCGCGAATTCTTGGACATCAAGGTCATTGCCATCTCAGGAGTATTCAGTGAGGAACGCCTACAGAAGACGGCCAGACTGTTGGGCGCACGACAGACGTTGCGAAAACCCTTTGGAATTGAGGAACTGCTGAGCGTCGTCCGATATGAGTTGGCACACTGA
- the argF gene encoding ornithine carbamoyltransferase, whose product MALSARQRIRRTRYAKDLLDVATLSRQQVLDLLRLATSLKTKQRHGAPHRLLPGKTLGLLFQKPSTRTRVSFEAGMNQLGGHAMILPMSDIQLSRGETVSDTARVLSRYLDGIVIRTYDHAIVEEWATEATMPVINGLTDHSHPCQALSDLMTIQEIKGRLKGLSLAYIGDGNNVANSLIEAGAKVGMRVVIGCPSGYQPDQRVIDRARMEGHTTGASIEVLENPLVAVKEADVVYTDVWISMGREREQARRLRTLAPYQLNKRLLQRAKPDAIVMHCLPAHRGEEITADVLDGPQSVVIDQAENRLHMQKAILTQLLNQKTHTE is encoded by the coding sequence ATGGCGCTCTCAGCCCGACAAAGAATACGCCGCACGCGCTATGCCAAGGACTTGCTCGACGTCGCGACGCTGTCACGACAGCAGGTCCTCGACTTATTGCGTTTGGCGACGTCTTTGAAGACAAAGCAGCGTCACGGCGCTCCACATCGGCTCCTGCCCGGGAAGACATTAGGATTGCTGTTTCAAAAACCGTCGACGAGGACGCGCGTGTCGTTCGAGGCGGGGATGAACCAGCTCGGCGGCCATGCGATGATCCTTCCCATGAGCGACATTCAACTCTCCCGCGGGGAGACGGTCTCAGACACAGCACGCGTCTTGTCTCGTTACCTAGACGGGATCGTGATCCGTACCTATGACCATGCGATTGTTGAAGAGTGGGCGACAGAAGCCACGATGCCGGTGATTAACGGGCTGACCGACCATAGCCATCCTTGTCAGGCGTTGTCCGACTTGATGACGATTCAAGAGATCAAGGGCCGGCTCAAGGGACTCAGCCTGGCCTACATCGGCGATGGAAACAACGTGGCCAACTCGCTCATCGAAGCAGGGGCGAAGGTCGGCATGCGCGTCGTGATCGGATGCCCGTCCGGCTATCAGCCGGATCAGCGGGTGATCGATCGTGCGAGAATGGAAGGGCACACCACCGGTGCGTCCATCGAGGTGCTGGAGAATCCTCTCGTTGCCGTGAAAGAAGCCGATGTGGTGTATACCGACGTATGGATCAGCATGGGCCGCGAGCGGGAGCAGGCTCGACGATTGCGGACGCTCGCCCCCTATCAGCTGAACAAGCGATTGCTGCAACGGGCGAAACCCGACGCCATCGTCATGCATTGCTTGCCGGCTCATCGCGGAGAAGAGATTACGGCGGATGTACTGGACGGCCCACAGTCCGTCGTCATCGATCAAGCAGAAAATCGCCTGCATATGCAGAAGGCAATCTTGACCCAACTGCTCAACCAGAAGACACATACCGAGTAG
- the ttcA gene encoding tRNA 2-thiocytidine(32) synthetase TtcA encodes MPISAAATPRRKLDEETEKLQTRLCRLVGQAIADYRLIEDGDKVMVCLSGGKDSYGLLDILLVLQPRAPIHFDLIAVNLDQKQPGFPADVLPDYLTSRGVRFHIESRDTYSIVKRLIPEGQTTCSLCSRLRRGHLYRIAGELGATKIALGHHRDDIIETLFLNLFYTGKLKAIPPKLRSKDGRHLVIRPLALVKEADLARYAELREFPIIPCDLCGSQENLKRKKVKAFLQQWERESSGCSDSIAAALTNVAPSLLMDPRLFDFTSLTAEAGHQPEGDAWLDQEPVPHQDGAAALISTELRHRP; translated from the coding sequence ATGCCTATCTCTGCGGCCGCCACGCCACGTCGTAAACTCGACGAAGAAACCGAGAAGCTTCAGACACGCCTCTGCCGCCTGGTGGGGCAAGCGATTGCTGACTATCGCCTTATTGAGGACGGCGACAAGGTTATGGTGTGTCTGTCGGGCGGCAAAGATAGTTATGGTTTACTCGACATCCTACTCGTGCTGCAACCCCGTGCACCGATCCATTTTGACCTGATTGCCGTCAACCTCGACCAGAAGCAGCCAGGATTTCCAGCGGACGTCCTGCCAGATTATCTGACTAGTCGGGGAGTCCGCTTCCACATCGAGTCCCGCGATACCTATTCGATTGTGAAACGACTGATTCCCGAAGGACAAACGACGTGCTCGTTGTGTTCGCGCCTTCGCAGGGGACATCTCTATCGCATCGCCGGTGAGCTAGGGGCCACGAAAATCGCGCTCGGGCATCATCGGGATGACATAATCGAAACGCTCTTCCTGAATCTCTTCTATACAGGGAAGTTGAAAGCGATTCCACCAAAACTGCGTTCAAAGGATGGACGGCATCTGGTCATCCGTCCGCTGGCGTTGGTGAAAGAGGCCGATCTTGCACGCTATGCGGAGCTAAGAGAATTTCCCATCATTCCCTGCGACCTCTGCGGCTCTCAAGAGAATTTGAAGCGAAAGAAAGTGAAAGCATTTCTTCAGCAATGGGAGCGAGAGTCATCTGGCTGTTCCGACAGCATCGCCGCGGCATTGACCAACGTCGCGCCCTCGCTCTTGATGGATCCACGACTCTTTGACTTTACCTCGCTGACAGCAGAGGCTGGTCATCAGCCGGAAGGCGATGCGTGGTTAGATCAAGAACCGGTTCCTCACCAGGACGGAGCAGCCGCATTAATATCGACCGAGTTGCGTCACCGCCCCTGA
- a CDS encoding ATP-grasp domain-containing protein: MKRLRVLVLMHEDLVPPEQVNGHDLETAAWRTEHNVVSTLKKLGHEVLPLGVKSDLDVIHSAIEEWKPDIAFNLLEEFDGVAVYDQHVVSYLELLHLPYTGCNPRGLMLARDKALTKKVLSFHHIPYPEFIEVPQGRTVRRPKWLSFPLIVKSVSEEASLGISQASIVEDDDKLSERVAFIHNSVGSGALIERYIEGREFYVGIIGNGQLQVLPVWELIMDKLPEDAKRIATERVKWSRKYQQKYGITSREADNLPKGKAEDIQDLSKQVYRALGLSGYARIDMRMADDGQLYVLEANPNPQIAEDEDFADSAKKADYHYKELLQELLNVGLRWRPAKAA; this comes from the coding sequence ATGAAGCGACTGCGCGTGCTCGTCCTTATGCATGAAGACCTTGTCCCGCCGGAGCAGGTGAACGGTCACGATCTGGAAACCGCCGCGTGGCGAACAGAGCATAATGTCGTCTCCACATTGAAGAAGCTAGGGCATGAGGTGCTCCCGCTCGGCGTGAAGAGCGATCTCGACGTGATCCATTCTGCCATTGAGGAGTGGAAGCCGGACATCGCCTTCAACTTACTTGAAGAATTCGATGGCGTTGCCGTCTACGATCAGCACGTCGTGTCATACCTCGAACTCCTGCACCTCCCCTACACCGGCTGTAATCCGCGCGGCCTGATGCTGGCACGGGACAAGGCGCTGACCAAGAAAGTGTTATCCTTTCACCACATCCCCTATCCAGAATTTATCGAAGTCCCTCAGGGGCGCACGGTCAGGCGACCCAAATGGCTCTCCTTCCCATTGATCGTCAAATCCGTCAGCGAAGAAGCCTCACTGGGCATCTCTCAGGCCTCGATCGTAGAGGACGACGACAAGCTGAGCGAACGAGTGGCGTTCATCCATAATAGTGTGGGCAGTGGCGCCCTGATCGAGCGGTATATCGAGGGGCGTGAATTCTACGTAGGGATCATTGGCAACGGCCAGCTGCAAGTGCTGCCGGTGTGGGAACTCATCATGGACAAGCTGCCTGAGGACGCCAAACGGATCGCGACCGAGCGTGTGAAGTGGAGCCGGAAGTATCAGCAGAAGTACGGCATCACATCACGAGAGGCTGACAACCTGCCGAAGGGAAAAGCCGAAGACATTCAGGATCTATCGAAACAAGTGTATCGGGCGCTTGGACTCAGCGGCTATGCGCGGATCGATATGAGGATGGCAGATGACGGACAACTCTATGTCCTGGAAGCTAATCCCAACCCTCAAATCGCAGAGGATGAGGACTTCGCCGATTCGGCAAAGAAAGCGGACTATCACTACAAGGAACTACTCCAAGAACTCCTGAACGTTGGCCTCCGCTGGCGACCCGCTAAAGCGGCCTAA
- a CDS encoding argininosuccinate synthase: MKPTSIKKIVLAYSGGLDTSVILKWLQETYQAEIIAFCADLGQGEDLKAVKVKAQALGVKKVYVEDLRETFVKDYVFPMLRGNAMYEGCYLLGTSIARPLIARRQAEIALKEGAEAVSHGSTGKGNDQVRFELTYMALAPNLKIIAPWREWTMRSRRELIEYADRHGIPVTATKAKPYSTDPNLFHISYEGGILEDPWKSPPDEIFQLTVSPEKAPNKPLEVEIAYQAGNPVAVDGKKMSPATLLAHLNKLGGAHGIGRVDLVENRYVGMKSRGVYETPGGTILHVAHRGLESLTMDREVLHFRDSLIPRFADLIYNGYWFSPEREMIQTAIDEAQKDVSGIARVKLYKGSCTLAGRKSKQSLYRLDIATFEEDEVYNQKDAEGFIRLNALRLKIRAQRKKASS, translated from the coding sequence ATGAAGCCAACATCGATCAAGAAAATCGTCCTGGCCTATTCCGGCGGACTGGATACATCCGTCATCCTCAAGTGGCTGCAAGAAACCTATCAGGCCGAGATCATCGCGTTCTGCGCCGACCTCGGCCAGGGCGAAGACCTCAAGGCCGTCAAGGTCAAGGCACAGGCGCTCGGCGTCAAGAAGGTCTATGTCGAGGATCTCCGTGAGACCTTCGTCAAGGACTATGTGTTCCCGATGTTGCGAGGAAATGCGATGTACGAAGGTTGTTACCTCCTGGGGACGTCGATCGCTCGCCCGCTGATCGCTCGTCGTCAGGCTGAAATTGCGCTCAAAGAGGGCGCCGAAGCGGTGTCGCACGGCTCCACAGGGAAGGGCAACGACCAGGTGCGCTTCGAGTTGACCTACATGGCCCTCGCGCCGAATCTCAAGATTATTGCGCCTTGGCGGGAATGGACCATGCGATCCCGGCGTGAATTGATCGAGTATGCCGATCGCCACGGCATTCCGGTGACCGCGACCAAAGCCAAACCCTACAGCACAGACCCAAATCTGTTTCATATTAGTTATGAAGGCGGCATTCTGGAGGACCCCTGGAAATCACCACCGGATGAAATATTCCAGCTGACTGTTTCGCCGGAGAAGGCCCCGAACAAGCCATTGGAAGTGGAGATCGCGTATCAAGCCGGCAATCCCGTCGCAGTCGATGGCAAGAAAATGAGTCCTGCGACCTTACTTGCCCATCTCAATAAACTAGGTGGCGCACACGGGATCGGCCGGGTCGATTTGGTGGAAAACCGCTACGTTGGGATGAAGTCTCGCGGTGTGTATGAAACGCCGGGAGGGACGATTCTACACGTGGCTCATCGCGGACTTGAATCCCTGACGATGGACCGCGAGGTCCTTCACTTCCGCGACAGTTTGATCCCACGATTTGCGGATCTGATCTACAACGGATATTGGTTCAGCCCTGAGCGCGAAATGATACAGACCGCTATCGATGAGGCACAAAAAGACGTCAGCGGCATCGCACGGGTCAAACTCTATAAGGGAAGCTGCACCCTAGCAGGACGTAAATCGAAACAGTCACTCTATCGACTCGACATCGCCACCTTCGAGGAAGATGAGGTGTATAACCAGAAGGACGCAGAAGGCTTCATCCGGCTGAATGCCTTGCGGCTGAAGATTCGCGCACAGAGAAAGAAAGCCTCGTCCTGA
- a CDS encoding 2,3-bisphosphoglycerate-dependent phosphoglycerate mutase, which translates to MARLVLLRHGESQWNLENRFTGWVDVPLSPKGIEEAKQAGEKLRGFSFDRAFTSVLTRANETLRLVLEAIGQTTIPIEKDKALNERMYGDLQGLNKAETAKQYGDAQVKIWRRSYDVRPPGGESLKDTAERALPYYEKMIKPCVLKGETIIIAAHGNSLRALVMELEQLSKEEVLELNIPTGMPLLYELDDSGKVLSHRYL; encoded by the coding sequence ATGGCTCGATTAGTCTTGCTTCGGCATGGGGAGTCGCAATGGAACTTGGAAAATCGCTTCACGGGGTGGGTTGATGTCCCACTTTCCCCCAAAGGGATTGAGGAAGCGAAACAAGCTGGTGAAAAGCTCCGTGGGTTTAGCTTTGACCGGGCGTTCACATCGGTGCTCACTCGCGCGAATGAGACCTTGAGACTTGTCTTGGAGGCCATTGGCCAAACGACCATCCCGATCGAGAAGGACAAGGCCTTGAACGAGCGGATGTACGGAGATCTTCAAGGGCTGAATAAGGCCGAAACCGCCAAGCAGTACGGTGATGCGCAAGTAAAAATCTGGCGACGGAGCTATGATGTGAGACCGCCTGGCGGAGAAAGCCTCAAGGATACGGCTGAGCGCGCGTTGCCCTATTATGAGAAGATGATCAAGCCCTGTGTATTGAAGGGGGAAACTATCATCATTGCGGCGCATGGCAACAGCCTTCGTGCGTTGGTGATGGAACTCGAGCAATTGTCGAAGGAAGAGGTGTTGGAGCTCAACATTCCGACCGGCATGCCGCTTCTCTACGAATTGGATGACAGCGGCAAGGTATTGTCACACCGGTATTTGTGA